The nucleotide sequence AATTATTGTTGTCACTAGACCTGATTTTCCTCTTACAAGGCTTCAGAACCTTCTTGTCTATGGAGTAGACAGGCAAGAACTTCATAAATTTATAAGTGGTGAAATTGAAGAATTCGTGCATAGACCCTTCCATTTCATAAAGGTATCTGCCATTTCCATTTCAGGAAGCATTATAAGGACTTTTATTAAAAAACAGAAAAGTATAAAATATCTCTTGCCAGAGGAAGTAGAATACTATATAATCAAAAATAGGATACTCGGTTTCAGGGGAAACAGATAAAGGCTGACCTGAAACCTGCAAATAAAGAGATTTTTCTACGTCACAGGAGGTTCAAGGTCAGGAGTATAGATAAGGCAAGGAAGGTATATGAACTTGCCAGCGATAAAAAGGCAAGGGATATTGTTATTCTTGAGCTGAAGGATCTTACAATCCTTACAGATTATTTCATTATATGTTCAGGAGATAGTACCACACAGGTACGGGCAATTGTAGAGCATATTGAAGAGCGCCTCGGGAAGGCTGGCCTTAAACCACTTTCTATAGAAGGGCTATCTTACAGCCACTGGGTTCTGATGGATTATGGAGATATAATAATCCATGTCTTTGAGGAAGAGACAAGACATTATTACGAACTGGAGAAGCTCTGGCTTGATGCACCCAGGATAGAGGTAGCAAAAGCAAGGCTTAAGGAGAGCTGAGATGGGGAGATTTGTTCTAATTTTATTTCTTTTTATACTTATAGGTCTCGGATACCTTGCTACCCTCAATAAAGAGACTGTAACCATAGCCTTCACTCCAGAGCATGTATATGAGACTCCAAAGATAGTCTTTATGATAGTATCTGGCCTTGCCGGAGCCTTTCTAGTTCTTTTTATTTATACTATAAGAGATACCAGACGATTTATCAAAAACCTAAGAGAACAGAAGCGTCAGAAAAAAGAGGAAAGAAAAAATGAACTTTATTCAAAGGCCCTTGACCTTATCCTTGCTGGAAAAAAGGAAGAGGCAAGGCATACCCTTGAACTAATAATAAAAGAATCGCCTGATTTCATTCATGCCTATCTAAGGCTTTCTGAACTCTGCCTCGAAAAGAACGATCTTCATAAGGCTTATTCCTATGCTGAAAAGGCAAGACAGCTTGCACCAAAGAGACTGGATGTTCTTTTTAATATGGCAACTCTTATGGAGAGGGCAGGAAGGTGGCAGGATGCCCTGAAATATATAGAAGATATATTAAGTCTGGACAGGACAAATATATCAGCACTTTATCGGAAGAGAAATGTTCTTGAGGCCCTTCAGAGGTGGGAAGAGCTTGTTGACCTGGAGAGGCAGATTATAAGAGCCCTTCCAGATGAAAGATCCCGAAGACAGGAAAGGAGGTTCCTTGCTGGCTATAAATACGAGCTTGGAAGGGTAAGCCTTGAAAGAAAGGATATGGAACGGGCAAAAAAGTCTTTTAAAACAGCAATCAAGATTGATAAATTCTTTATTCCAGCCTATCTGGGTCTTGTTGAGGTTATGCTTTCAGAGGGTTTAACAGAGGGAGCAATAGAGTTTCTATGGAACTCCTATGAAGAGACCAGCTCTCCACTTTTACTTGCAAGGCTTGAGGATTTATTAATAACTAATGGAGAGCCTGCGAGACTCATCAGGTATTACAAAGGTGCTATTGCAAAAAGGCCGAATGATACGCTTTTAAATTTCCTTCTTGGAAAACTCTATTACAGGCTTGAGATGATAGATGAGGCAATATCACTTCTCAGGGATATGGAAACAGGGGGTGAAACCTTTCCAGAGCTTCACAGGCTTCTGGGGAACCTTTATCTTAAAAGAAGAGAACCTGAAAGGGCTGCTCTGGAATTCAGGAAAGCCATAGACCTCAGAAAAACCCTCAGGTTGAATTATTGCTGTAACAACTGTGGATATACTGCAGATACTTGGTCAGGAAGATGTCCAAACTGCAAAGAATGGAATTCCTATACCTTCAATCTTGAGTGGTTCTGCAGACCCCTGAGTGAAGGTTCAAGAAGGCTTGAAGCTCAGATTGCCAGCGAAAGGTAAAATTATAAAATTATGTTTTTTACTCGTGCAGCAAGCTCAATCTTAAAAGTAAACCTTGGTTTAAAAAAGGGCGAGCATGTCCTTATATTCACAGACAGGCCAATCACTGGTGAAACGGACCTTGAGAGGGAGAAGATAAAAGAATTCTGTCTGATCCTTAGAGACCTGGCAGAATCTCTTGGTTGTAAGGCCGTTTATGCAGAGTACCCAGAAACAGGTATGCATGGAATGGAGCCACCTGAAAGGCTCTGGAAGATTGCCTTTGGAGAGAAGACTGTACAAGCACTCAAGAAAAAAAGGCTCTTGAGCAAACTAATTAAAAAAAAGATAGAACCTGATGAGCTGAAGGTCGCAGAGGATATTATAAAAAGAAATATTAAGGCTGTAGCAAATGCAGTCATAGCCCTTTCAAGATACTCAACAAGCCATACGAACTTCAGAGACCTTCTAACAAGGATTTGCAAATCAAGATACGCCAGTATGCCGCTTTTTGAGGTCTCGATGCTTGAAGGTCCAATGAGTATTGACTGGAAGGCCCTTGCTAAAAGGACAAGGAGTATAGCCTCAAAATTAAAAGAGGCAGAATTTATAAAAATAACAGCACCAAATGGCACTGACCTCCTGCTATCAAAAAAGGGCAGAAAGGTCTATACAGACACAGGCATACTTACAAGACCGGGCTCCTTCGGTAATCTTCCAGCAGGTGAGGTCTTTCTTGCACCTGTGGAAGGTAAAGCAGAGGGTTTGCTTGTAATTGAATGGGCACCCACAAGACAATTGAGCTCACCGCTAAAAATAAGGATTGAAAAAGGGAGGGTAATTAATATTGAGGGTAATGAGCCTTTCAGGGAAGAGCTTATGAAAAAACTTCAGGAGAATCCACTGAATGCAAACATAGCGGAGCTTGGAATAGGCACAAATGATGGTGCAAAAAGGCCTGATAATATCCTTGAGTCTGAAAAGATCCTCGGCACAGTCCATATTGCCCTTGGTGATAATAGCTCCTTTGGAGGAAAGATAAGAACACCCTTGCATCAGGATTTTGTAATTTTCAGACCAACAGTGATTCTAATAAAGGGTAAAAAAGAAAAATTCCTTATAAAGGATGGGAAGATTTTATGATGGCCAGGTTCACTGAAGAATGCTATAAACAGAACAGAGAATACAGGATGATTTTTAATATACTCTTTGTACTTTCTTTTGCTATTTTATCTATTTATTTCTTGCTTATTCCTGATGATGTACAGGGTGAGCAGAAGGTTCAGGAGTATGTTCTTAAAAACGGGCTTAAGGTTATTATCCTTAAAGACCACAAGGCACCTGTTGCAACCTTCCAGATATGGTACAGGGTTGGCTCAATCGATGAGCCCAAGGGTAAGACAGGGCTGAGCCATCTTTTTGAGCACATGGCCTTTAGAGGAACTCCCAAATACGGTTCAAAGGAGCTCTCAAGGCTCATACAGAAAAATGGTGGTATAGACAATGCCTACACCACAAAGGATTATACCGCCTATTTCCAGATACTGCCTTCAGACAGGATAGATCTCTCTATTGAAATTGAGGCAGACAGGATGAGAAACCTCCTTCTCAGAGAGGAAGACCTTCAATATGAAAGAGCTGTGGTGATGGAGGAGCGTAGGCTTCGTTATGAAGATGATCCTGAGGCTTCCCTTTTTGAAGAGGTTCAGCTAACTGCCTTTAAAGCCCATCCATACAGATGGCCTGTCATTGGAATGATGTCTGACCTTCTGTCAATTACAAGAGAAGACCTTATTTCTTATTACAGAAGATTTTACAATCCTTCAAATGCCTTCATAATAGTTGCTGGAGATGTCAATCCTGAGGAGATGATAAAAAAGATTAAAGAATTTTTTGAGCAGATTCCAGAAGGAGAGAGCCCTGAAAGGCATTATTCAGAGGAGCCTCCCCAGAGGGGAGAAAGGAGAATCTATCTTAAAAAAGAGGCAGAGATACCCTATCTGCTCATCGCCTATCATGTGCCGAGTTTTCCTCACACAGATGCCCCTGCTCTTGAGGTTCTTAGTTCCATACTTACTGGAAAGAGTGGAAGGCTCTATAAGGAGATAATATCTAAAAAAAGGATTGCTGCATCTGTGGATGCCTCCTATAGTGGACTTAATAGATTCCCCTATCTCTTTTTCTTTGATGGCATCCCTCTGGAGGGCAAGGATGTTAAGGAGCTGGAAGAGGCAATATATGAAGTCATAGAAGACATAATAAGGACCCCTCCTTCTGAAAGGGAGATAGAGAAGGCAAAAAATCAGATAGAGGCAGCCCTTATAATGGAGATGGATTCGGTTTATTCCATGGCAAGAATTATGGGAACCTTTGAGCTTCTTGGTGGATGGCACCTAAAGGACAGATATCTTGAAAAAATAAGAGAGGTAAGACCAGAGGATGTACAGAGGGTTGCCAGTAAATATTTAATAGAAGATAACAGAACAGTGGGTATATTAGTGCCAATTAATTTAAAATTAAAAGAGGAGCGTAAAAATTGAGACATTTACATTTCAAGATATACAGATATCTTATTGCATCCTTCATAACTGTTCTCTTAATTACAATATTAATCTTTCCTGATCTTCATGCCTTTGAGCTTGACGTTAAAAAATATAAACTTGAAAACGGTCTTACCGTCCTTCATGTAGAAAGGCATGAGCTTCCCCTTGTTTCTCTGAATCTTCTTATAAGGGCTGGCTCCAAGCATGAACCTCAAGAGAAGGCAGGACTTGCCTCACTTGTAGCTGACATGCTTCTTGAAGGCACAAAGACAATGAAGGCGGAAGAGATCAGTGAAATTATAGAGTATTATGGAGCCTCTATAACTGCAAATACAGATTATGACTATACCATCCTATCCCTCCATGTTCTTAAAAAGGACCTGCCAGAATTATTCAGGATATTTAAAGAGATTGTCTTTAATCCAGTTTTTCCTGAGAAGGAGTTAAAGAAAAAGAGAGCCATCCTCATAACAGCACTTATAAAAAAAGAAGAGGAGCCCTCCTATCTGGCAATG is from Thermodesulfovibrionales bacterium and encodes:
- the rsfS gene encoding ribosome silencing factor, which produces MDKARKVYELASDKKARDIVILELKDLTILTDYFIICSGDSTTQVRAIVEHIEERLGKAGLKPLSIEGLSYSHWVLMDYGDIIIHVFEEETRHYYELEKLWLDAPRIEVAKARLKES
- a CDS encoding tetratricopeptide repeat protein — translated: MGRFVLILFLFILIGLGYLATLNKETVTIAFTPEHVYETPKIVFMIVSGLAGAFLVLFIYTIRDTRRFIKNLREQKRQKKEERKNELYSKALDLILAGKKEEARHTLELIIKESPDFIHAYLRLSELCLEKNDLHKAYSYAEKARQLAPKRLDVLFNMATLMERAGRWQDALKYIEDILSLDRTNISALYRKRNVLEALQRWEELVDLERQIIRALPDERSRRQERRFLAGYKYELGRVSLERKDMERAKKSFKTAIKIDKFFIPAYLGLVEVMLSEGLTEGAIEFLWNSYEETSSPLLLARLEDLLITNGEPARLIRYYKGAIAKRPNDTLLNFLLGKLYYRLEMIDEAISLLRDMETGGETFPELHRLLGNLYLKRREPERAALEFRKAIDLRKTLRLNYCCNNCGYTADTWSGRCPNCKEWNSYTFNLEWFCRPLSEGSRRLEAQIASER
- a CDS encoding aminopeptidase: MFFTRAASSILKVNLGLKKGEHVLIFTDRPITGETDLEREKIKEFCLILRDLAESLGCKAVYAEYPETGMHGMEPPERLWKIAFGEKTVQALKKKRLLSKLIKKKIEPDELKVAEDIIKRNIKAVANAVIALSRYSTSHTNFRDLLTRICKSRYASMPLFEVSMLEGPMSIDWKALAKRTRSIASKLKEAEFIKITAPNGTDLLLSKKGRKVYTDTGILTRPGSFGNLPAGEVFLAPVEGKAEGLLVIEWAPTRQLSSPLKIRIEKGRVINIEGNEPFREELMKKLQENPLNANIAELGIGTNDGAKRPDNILESEKILGTVHIALGDNSSFGGKIRTPLHQDFVIFRPTVILIKGKKEKFLIKDGKIL
- a CDS encoding insulinase family protein, whose product is MMARFTEECYKQNREYRMIFNILFVLSFAILSIYFLLIPDDVQGEQKVQEYVLKNGLKVIILKDHKAPVATFQIWYRVGSIDEPKGKTGLSHLFEHMAFRGTPKYGSKELSRLIQKNGGIDNAYTTKDYTAYFQILPSDRIDLSIEIEADRMRNLLLREEDLQYERAVVMEERRLRYEDDPEASLFEEVQLTAFKAHPYRWPVIGMMSDLLSITREDLISYYRRFYNPSNAFIIVAGDVNPEEMIKKIKEFFEQIPEGESPERHYSEEPPQRGERRIYLKKEAEIPYLLIAYHVPSFPHTDAPALEVLSSILTGKSGRLYKEIISKKRIAASVDASYSGLNRFPYLFFFDGIPLEGKDVKELEEAIYEVIEDIIRTPPSEREIEKAKNQIEAALIMEMDSVYSMARIMGTFELLGGWHLKDRYLEKIREVRPEDVQRVASKYLIEDNRTVGILVPINLKLKEERKN